The sequence AGCTCAATAAGTCTTTTTATAGAATTTTCAGCTAAATCCAAAAGTTGATTTAATTCAGCTCTTGTAAATGTACTTTCTTCACCAGTTCCTTGAACTTCAATAAATTCATCTTTTTTATTCATAATAACATTCATATCAACTTCAGCAGCTGAATCTTCAGAATATTTTAAATCTACCATTAAGTTAGAATCAATTTTACCTACACTTATAGCTGCTACATTGGAAATTAAAGGATTTTCTTCTAAGATTTCTTCTTGTAATAATTTTTTTATAGCAAGTGCAAGTGCTATATATCCACCTGTTATTGAGGTAGTCCTAGTTCCACCATCAGCTTGAATAACATCACAGTCAATGGTAATAAGTCTTTCACCTAATTTTTCTAAATCTATTGAAGCTCTTAAAGCTCTTCCAATTAATCTTTGAATTTCAACTGTTCTTCCAGTTAATTTTCCCTTACTAGCTTCTCTTGGATTTCTTTCATTTGTGGCTCTTGGTAGCATAGAATATTCAGCAGTTACCCAACCTTTACCAGTACCTCTTAAAAATGAGGGAACTTTATCACTTACAGAGGCAGTACAAATAACTTTTGTATTTCCAACTTCTATTAAAACAGAGCCTTCTGCATAAATATTTACATTTTTTGTGATTTTTATTTTTCTTTCTTCATTAAAATTTCTACCATCTTCCCTTAACAAAATTTTTCCCCCTTTTCTTCAATATATTGAATATTAAGCTATTCTTATATCTTTATTAACATTATATTTGTAGTAAGTCCAGCAGCAGTACCTATAAGTAATATTATATCACCATTTTTAATTTTTTGCTTTTCTAAACCATGTGCCAGTGTCATAGGAACAGAAGCTGAAACCATATTCCCAAATTCTTTTACTTCATCTATATATTTACCTTCTGGTACTCCCAATTTTTCCATTATAAGAGGCATAGCAACACTGGCTTGATGAGGAATCACCATATCAATATCAGAAATTTTCATATTGTTATTTTCTAAAAATTCTTTCATCATTTTAGGAATTTTTTTCATAGATAGAGCTAATATAGTCTTTCCACACATATCAAACATAAATTCTTCTTTTGTGCTTTCAGAGTAATTTTCTGGGTGAAAATTACTTAAACCTCCACGAATTTCAGTTGAATGAGCTCCTTCTGACCAAGTTTTTTGTGTAGCATCAATAACACCAATTTCTTCATCGGTTTTTTCAATAATAAAGGCTACTGCACCATCACTGAAGAGTTGAAAACTTTCTTTTTGTTTAGGGTTCAATGCTCTTGAAGCTACATCACAAGAAACAATCAATATTCTCTTATATCTTCCAGAATCTAAAAGATAAGACATAGTATCTAATGCTGTTATAAAGCTTGTGCAAGTAGTATTTATATCAAGTGCAGGAATAGAAGTTCCTTTTGCTATTTTCTCATGAATTAAGGCTGCCATACAAGGTATAGGTTGTATGCCAACTGCACTAGCTGAAACTATGCAATCAATATCATCAATTGTAATATTAGTATTTTTTAAAGCTTTTTGACAAGCAGAAACTGCAAGAGAAATTTGTTTTTCATCTCCACTTATTCTATAACGAGTTTGTTCTTTAAAGTAAACTGTATTTTTAGGTAATTCTACTCCATATCCTTTAAATTGAATTTTTCTCATTCTATTACCTTCCTCACTATTCTTTTTAATTTTTTGGTTCTATCTATTTCATAATTTATAAATTTAATTTCTATATTTTCAATTTCCAAAGAAGTAAATAATTTCTTAAATTCTTTTCTTATTAAGTTTTTTTGTTCTTCATTTACATTTAAAATAGCAACTTCTAATAAGTTATTATTTATTTGAAAAACTTGATATTCTCTTATATTTTCAACAAAGAGTATAGTTCTTCTTATAAAATCTGGAAATACTACCACTTCTTTACCATTCTTATTAATAAATTTGAAAATATCATCTGAACGTCCCTCAATCTTTTCAATTCTTTGCAGGATTGAACCACATTCACAAGGCTCTGTTGCTTCAACTAAAATGTCATTAAGATAATAATTTACAAAAGGTTGACTAGTTCTTCTAAAATCAGTGATTATTGGATAAAATCTCTTTTCATCTATATATTTTTTTTCAAACTTTATTAAATCTTCATTTAGATGTAAATGTCCATATTCACAAGTGCAAGCTAAAAAGCCTTCTGTTGCCTGATAAATCTGATGTATTATATTCAGTTTAAATTGTTTTTTAATATATTCTTCATCAGGCTTTTCTAAAATCTCTGCAACTGAAATAACTCTTTTTGGAGAAATTTTTAACTCTCCTTCTTCTATTTTCTTAGCTAATATCAAAAGTAAAGAGGGAGGTGCAACTATCATAGAAGGCTTATATCTATTTAATCTTCCTATATGTTCATCAATATCTTTAAAAGTATCAAAATATTCTAAACTTATTAAAAATGAATTTATAGTTTTATATAAGTCATTGTCTGCTCTTAGAAAAAATGCTATTTTATGCCCAAAAATATTATTTTTAGGAAGCATCTTAGCAAGGATAGTACCTGCCCATATTCCTTGTTCTTCTGGTGTTGTGATAAACATTCCTCTATGCCCAGATGTTCCAGAAGATAATCCAACTGAGATATTTTTATATTTTTGATTAAAATCTCTAGTTTTTTCACTATTTAAAGCAATATCCATTGCTTCATCTTTTTTTACTCCCAAAGTATTTAATTCATTGAAATTCTCCATCATAAATGCCTTATTCATGGTAAAATTTTCTGTAATTTTATGAGTTTTAAAATATGGTGAATTTTTTTTTAAAAATTTTAAATGCTTTTCTACTTGCTTTTCTTGATATTTTAAAAGTTTATCTCTTGAAGTCCACTTGCTAAAATATCTTACTTTAATAAAAGTTAAGATAATTTTAAATATTTTTTTCATTCTACCCCCTTATTAAATTTTTAAAAATAGTTATTTTAAAATTTCTATTATTTTTTCTTTTTTATCATGGCTAACAATAACAGAAATATTACCCTCTATCAATTTCTTTAAAAAATCACTACCTTTTCTATAATCTTCAAAATTATTTTGAATTTTTCTAGGAAGCCACTTCATTTTATCTGTAAAAGGTAAAAATTCTGTTCCCCAACATACATCAGCAGCAATAAATAAATTATTATCTGGCAAAAATAAACAAGCCTGCCCTTTTGTATGTCCATCTACTTCAACTATTAGCATTGATAAATCAGAAAATAAATCAAAGCTATTTTTATAAGGAAATAGACTATTTTTTTTATAATCATCTATCAATATTAATCTGTCTTCAAAATTACTGGGTAGTAGTTCATTAAAAATTAAAAGACTATCCTTTTTTAACTTAAAATCATTGTAACAAGTTTTGGTTAAGATTAGGTTAGAATTTGGGAAAAATTTTAAACCACCAATATGGTCAGGATGTAGATGTGAAATAATAATATATTTAATATCTTCTTTATTTATACCTTTTTCTTTAAGTTGGTGGTCTATCATGTCTTCTCTTTTTAAAGTGACAGGATTGGCAAATCGATATAAAAAATATTTAAGATTATTTTTCAAAATATCCATAGAATAACCTGTGTCATATAAAATATATCCTAATTTCTTATGTTTGATTAAAAAAACTCCTGCATAGAAATTAACTATTGTTTTATCAAAACCTTTAAAAACTCTTTTTAAATTATTGCTACAATAACCACAAGCAAAATAATCAACTTTCTCTATCATTTTTTCTGCTGTGTTCAACATATTTTTTAACTCCTTCTAGTATAGACATCTTCGGATAGTAGCCCAATTCTTTTTTAGCCTTATCAATATTTAGAGTTTGACTATATCTCATTAAATATAAAGTATATTTAGTAATTGGAGGTTCTTTTTTTATTCTAAAAAGTTTATAGAAAATTTCTAAAAATGAAACCAAAGGGGAAATTAAATTATAGTTCCATTTTAAATATTTTCCTTCTGTTCCCATTTCATTAAAAAATAAAGTTAAAATCTCTTTAAACTCTATTGGCTCATCATTTGTAATATTGTATATTTTCCTTGAATATTGATTATTTTCTAATGCTAATCTTAAAGCATAAGCAACATTTTCAACACAAGTTATATCAACCTTTTGTTTTCCATCAACAAAAAGAGGAATACCAATTTTCTTATTTAATTCTAAAAGTCTTGGTATTATACTTGTATCTCCTACTCCAAATAGTCCACGAGGACGAATTATCATATAGTTTAGCTTAGAAGATTTAATTATATTTTCTGCCATAATTTTACTTTTTATATAGTAGTTCAAATCATTCTCTTTTGGTGCCTCGTCTTCTTTAACATCTAATTGGTCTTTTGCTCCTGCATATATACTTGGAGATGAAACAAAGACTAATTTTAAATTTTTTTCTTCACAAACTTGAACAACATTTTTTGTCCCTAATACATTTACATTATAGAAATCTTTCCATTTACCCCAAACAGTAGAAAGTGCAGCAGCATGTATAACAGCTGAACAATCTTGGGAAGCCTTAAATAAATCATCTAAATTATCTATATCGCCTTTATAAAATTCAACATTTTCATCAATCAATGTATGTCCAATTTTTTCATTTCTACCAAAGGCAACAACTTGATAAGAGTTATTTTTTAATTCATCAATTACATATTTTCCTAAAAATCCTGTTGCTCCTGTAAGTAAAACCTTCATCATTTTACCCCTTTCATCAGTTCTTGGATTATCTCTTTTACCTTTCTATCTTTAAAATATCCTAAATGTCCACAATTTACAATTTTATCAACTTTATGAAAATCTAAAAGCCAACTATAAATATCAAAAATACCTTTAAAAACTATTGTATTTTTAAGTTTGCCATAACCTTTACCCACAGGACCCAGTGCAAAAATTTTAATATTTTCATTATCATAATTAGTTAAGTCCATAAATTTTTTCCAGACATTTAAACCTGAACTCAGAGAAATGATTATAACATCTTTTAAAGATTTAATAGGTTCTAAATGTCTTAAAATCTCTTTTTCAAACCTTTTATTGAAAAGAGTATGAGGATAATAAATAATATTTGATAGACTAGCTTTTAAAATATTAATATCTTCAAATTCACTGTGTTCAAAATCTTCATTATAAGGAAAATTTGAATTTATTATTTTATAACCAAAATCTTTAAAAATATTTAAGATTTCAAATCTATCTGGCTCTAAGGCAGCAGTTTTAAGATTACTACTTCCACTTATAACAAAGACAATTTTATCTTCTTTTAAAAGAGTTTTTGAAATATCTAAACTTTCTAATTTCTTTAAATATTCTTTAAATTTCATAATGTATCTTCCCATCTTTAACTCTGATTTTTTTATTTCTCCATAGAATTACAGGTGGAGTTAAAAGAGTATATATTAACATAAAAGGCAGTAAAAATTCACTCAATAATTCATATAATAATCCCTTAGTTTGAGAAGAAGAAATTCTAAAAGGTTCATAGATAAATATTCTAGTTATATAAAATAATGCAACCTTTCCTATAAATAAATTAAGCGTTAACACCAAATAATTTATTCCTAAATAGAAACTCAAAAACAATAGAACAGTTGGTAATAATGTTGGCAATAATATTATAAATAAAAATTTTATAGAAAAGGCATTTTTCATATAGACATTACTAAATAAAAGCCATCTTTTCATAAGAAGTATATACCTTTTAAAACTTGGAACAGTATTTCTTACATTACAAAAAATTGTACTTTGAATAATTTTTACATCTTTTGAAAGCAAGTAGGTAGCCAATGCCAAATCATCACAAAGCCAATATTTTATATTCTCAAAAGCAGAATACTTTTTTAAAATATCAGTTCTCAAAATATAGAACATTCCATTTATAGTCTTATTTTCTTTTAAAAAAGATAGAGAAAAATATGAAAAAATAGAATTAGAATTTATAAAAGCAGAAATTAATTTAGAATAAAAGCCTCTAATATTGTAATTAAATGGAATTCCTGTTGCTATCCATTCAGTCTTATCTTTTTCATAAATGCTTAATTCATCTAGTCTTTTTCTATCTATCACACTATCATCATCTAAAATTATTGTATATTCAGTTTTAATTTTGTCTACAACTTGCTCTAACTTGAATATTTTAGGGTTTACTTCCTGTGGAACATCATCTAAATAATAAATTTCAATTCTATTGGAGTAATTTTTATTTTTTAGGATTTTTTCAGCAGTCTGTATAGCTATTTTATCACTTTTATCAACAAGCCAAATGAATTCCATATCAGTAGTATTTTTTAAATTAGCCGTTAAGTCTTCTTCAAGCCTAGGGTCGCCAGATAAAATAGGTTGAACTATTGTGTATTTACTTTCATCTATTTTTGATTTTTCTAAACTATTTATTTTTTGAAAATAAATAAAAGAAAAAATTAATTTTAAAATAAGTAAAATTATAGTTAGTGTCAATAAAGTATTAAATAATATTGTCATTTAATCACCTTTTTTAAAATTAAGCCTACAAGTTTTAATTGCAGTGAAATAGGTAATAAATTTATTAAAAATATAGATAATTTATTTCTAAAGCCAATAATAGAAAATCTTTTTTTATTTTCTATCACTTTTATAATTCTTTTAGCCACATCTTCTGAACTCATCATAAATTTTTGAGAACTTCCAAATTTTTCTTGTATATCTTTTTCAAAAAAATTACTTGCAGTTGGTCCAGGGCAAACAGACAGAACTCTTACATTTTTATTTTTATGAGATAATTCTTCATCAAGTGCCAAAGAATAATGTAAAAGAGCTGACTTAGCTGAACTGTATACTGCCATATATGGATGTTGATATAGTGCAGCAGTCGAGCAAATATTTAAAATTGTTCCTTGTCCCTTTTGTAAAAATTTTTCTGAGAATTTTTTAGTTAAGATTAATGGAGAAATAAAATTCACATTTATAGTATCCAAATCTTCTTTATCACTTAATTTGGAAAAATCAGTAATTTTTCCAAAGCCTGCACAATTAATAACTAAATCAACATCACAATTTTCAACAATATTTTCTAAATTGTTTATATCAGTTAAATCATATTTTATGCAAACACATTCAAGAGAAGAAAATTTTTCTTCCAATTCTTTTTTTAGAAGATTTAATTTATCAAGTGAACGAGCTAATAAAAAAAGCTTTTTAGATTTATTTGCTAAGTTTCTTGTTAATTCTTCTCCTATTCCAGAGCTTGCACCTGTTATTAAAATTTTTTCCATTATTTTTACTTCCTTACTATTTTTCTAAACTTTCTTATTAATTATTATAACATTTTTTAGATTTAGATAAAAAATTAATATTTTATTAAATTTATTCTTTATTGAAAAAGGATTAACTCTCGTTTTTTACAGAAGTTAATCCTTATTAGTAAATTAAATTTGTTCAACTTTTCAAGCTTAAGACAGCACAACAGTCTTTTGTTACTACCATTCACGCCACTCATAAGTAATATCAAAATCAGATTGTATCTGAGGATTTGGATAAGGATATCCAGCTAATATTGCACATCTATCAATAATTTCACAAATTTCTTCTCTATCTTCTGTTTCAATAGCTTGAAATTTTTTATTAAATTCATTGATATAGTCAACTAATTCTTTAACCTCTTTTAAAATCATTTCTTCATTTGAATAATTGTTTTTTGAAATTTTTTGTAAGGAATCCATATAAGTGATTATTTTCTTTTTTAATAGGGATATATCTTTTTTCTTATAGTTAGATGAGCATAAATTTTCTAAAAAATATTCCATAAATTCATCTACATATATTTTTATTTTATCAAATTCTCCTTGTTCTTTTAATTTTTTTATTGCTAAATCCTCTTTCTCTTTTAATTCCTTCTCTGATATTTTTTTTGTTGTAATTAGTGAAACAAGCTTAGACTTAAAAATTTGTTTCCAAGTTTTTTTTGAGTAAAAATCTTTTTTGTTAAATGAAGTATAGCCAACTGTGAAAGTAGATACATATCTAAAAATTTCATCTATCAATTCTTCACTTCCATCAAGTCCTAGCATACCCTCAGGAACTACTATTCTTTTAAGTGATTTACATTTTGTAAAAGGATTTCCAACAATATGAGTAAGTGTACTTGGAAGAACAACAGTTTCTAAATTTGTACAGCCTCCAAAAGCATCTTCCCCTATTGCAACTACTCCTTCAGGAATTACAATATTCACAAGATTACTACAGTTAGCAAAACAAAGTGCTCCTATCACTTTTAATGTTTTAGGTAAAATTACCCTACAAAGAGAAGTACAAGCATAAAAAGTAGCATTTGGAAGAATTTCTATTCCTTCAGGAATTTCTATTTCTGTTAAAAATTCACAACCAGTGAAAATACTTCTATTCTCAATATCTTGAAATTCATATCCTTCTTTATCTAATAAATCTGATCTTTTTAAATTTTCTTCAAAACATTCTTTCCAAATACGAGGTGCATTTGGATTTTTTGAAATAGGGTAACTATTAAAAAGAAAATTTCCATAGTACTTTTTATTCCTTTCAACACGAAATAAAGTTGGAATGTCATTGATTTTTACACCTTTTTCCATTTTGATTTCCTTTAAATCACTATATTCAAAAACTTGTCCACAAAGAGTTACTCCTGACTTTAAAAAAACTTTCTCTATTGAATGATTAAGTGCAAAAAGTCGCCTCTCCAATGTAATTCCACTTGATATTGTAATTTCTTTTAATGAAGTACATCTATATGTAGGGAATTCAGCTGTCATACGAGTTACTTTCATATCTTCTATTGTATCTGGTACTTCAGCTACTTTTGTACTATTTTTAAAACCTACAATAGTTAGTGTCTTACCATCTTCATTTATATAATAAAAAATATCTTTATATAGTTTTACATCTTTTTCTTCCATAAATTTTCCTCATTTTAAAAGATAATACAAATTTTCTAATATGTCAATTTTGAGAAAGTTTTTAATTCATTCAATTCTTCTAAAACACTTTCAATATCTGCTTTTTCATCATTTACTGCAACTCCTGCAATAAGTCCTTCAACCAGTGGAACATCTGCAATCTTTATATTTTCTATGTCAACATCTTCATCAGCTAAAAAGTCTATTGCTACTTGAGTATTTAAAACAGAACTTCCAATATCTACAAAAATTAAAGCTCCTTTATCTGTTTTGGCTTTTAATATAGCTTCTTTTATTATAAGTGGATTACTTCCTAAAAAATTTCCATCTGTTCCACTTCCATTAATTAAAGGAAAATCATATCTTTTCATTTCATTAGCAAGATGTATTGCTGCTTCTGCCAATTCTTTACTATGTGATACAACTACGAAACCTACCATAAACACCTCCTAAATATTTTCACAAACGGTTTTTATCATTATATATGAAGACATTGCACCAGGATCAATATGTCCAACACTTCTTTCACCTAAATAAGAAGCTCTACCCTTAGTAGCAATAATATCTTTTGTTGCTTCCATAGAATTTTTAGCCACTTCTATAACTTCATTTTTAATATCTTTTAGATTTTTTCCTTCATTAAAAGATTTTTCCAAAAAATTATAAGTAGGCATTATTGTATCAAGCATTGTTTTTTCATTTAATACAGCTTTACCTCTTTTTTGTATTCCTTCTATCATAGAATTTAAAGTTTCAAGTAAAATTTGATTATTAAATTCTGTTTTTCCTTTTAAATATGTTCCAGCACTCATAAAGGCAGTTCCATAGATCGCCCCAGAAGCTCCTCCAACTTTTGTAAGTAGTATCATACCCATTTTTGTAAATACATCAGATACAGGTAAATCTTTAAAGTTATTTAATTGATTTTTAATTTCTGTAAAACCTCTTGCTAAATTAACTCCATGATCACCATCTCCAATTTCTCTGTCTAATTCTGTTAGATATTCTTCATTTTTTATTATTTCATCAGATATTTTTTTAATTATTTCTAAATACATTTTATCTCTTCCTTTTTATTATAATGATAGAATTATTTAAGTATTTTAAAATGCTATTGTGTCTTCCTCTGCATTTAAAAGTTCTTCCATTTCCTTATCTAATTTTAATAAACTTATAGAGAATCCTCCCATATCAAGTGAAGTCATATAGTTACCAACCAAAGTTTTAGCAACCTCTATTCTTTTATCTTTTAGTAAATCTTGTAGATGATTATTTATAATAAATAATTCAATTAAAGTTGTTTCTCCAAGCCCGTTTACTAAAACTGCAAATCTATCTCCATTTTGAACATTAGATTCAGCATAAATTTTTTCAAATAATTTTTTAGTAAATTCATTAGCTGTTGTCATTTTTTCTCTATGAGTTCCAGGCTCTCCATGTATTCCTAAACCAATTTCAACCTCATCATCAGCTATTTCAAAACTTTCTTTACCAGTTGTAAAAACTGTACAAGGTTTTAAAGACATACCCATAGTTTTTAAATTTTTAACAACTTTATTTCCAAGTTCAACTAATTTATCTAAATCATAACCTTTTTCAGCAGCAGCACCTAAAATTTTATGAACAAAAATAGTTCCTGCTATTCCTCTTCTACCAACAGTATAGGTACTATTTTCAACTGCAATATCATCGTCAACCACAACTTGCTTTACAGTTATTCCTTCTGCTTGAGCCATTTCGCCTGCCATTTCAAAATTCATTACATCTCCACTATAATTTTTTATTATAAGAAGAACACCTTTTCCTGCATCAACAGCTTTTATAGCACTATAAACTTTATCAGCTCCAGGAGAAGTAAAAATTTCTCCACATACTGCTGCATCTAACATTCCATAACCAACATAGCCAGCATGTGCAGGTTCATGTCCACTTCCTCCTCCACTAATTAAAGCAACCTTATTAACTTTTTTATTTTTTCTTATAATTATAGGCTCATTTTCCACTCTTGAAACTTTATTGGGAAAAGCTTTTATCATTCCTTGTACAACTTCTTCTACAATATTATTTTTATCATTTATGAGTTTTTTCATATATACCTCCAATTATAATTATTTATAAAAAGGACAAAATTATACAGATATAAGTATAATCTCGCCCCCTTTCATTTTATATTATTCTTCCCATTTCTTAGTTCTTTCAACAGCTTTTAACCAACCAGCATATTTTTTGTCTCTTTCTTCTTTTGGCATATTAGGTGTAAATTCTTTATCCAATACCCATTTTTGTTTAATTTCATTTTTATTTTCCCAGAATCCAACTGCAAGTCCTGCAAGATATGCTGCTCCTAAGGCAGTTGTTTCTAATACAGTAGGTCTCTTTACAGATTCTCCTAAAATATCTGCTTGAAATTCCATTAAGAAATTATTAGCTGCTGCTCCACCATCAACTTTAAGACCATTTAATTTTATTCCAGAATCTTCTTCCATAGCTTTTAGAACATCTTTTGTTTGGTAAGCTATTGATTCCAAAGTTGCTCTTATAATATGGTTCTTATTTGCTCCACGAGTTAAACCTAAAATTGCTCCTCTAGCATACATATCCCAATAAGGTGCACCTAATCCTACAAATGCTGGAACTACATATACCCCTGCACTATCTTTAACTTTTCTAGCAAAATATTCAGTATCTTTTGAATCAGAAATTAATTTTAATTCATCTCTTAACCATTGAACACTAGCTCCACCTACAAATACACTTCCTTCAAGTGCATATTGAACTTTTCCATTAAGTCCTATTGCAATAGTTGTAATAAGTCCATTGTTACTCTTTACAAATTTTTCTCCTGTATTCATAAGCAAGAAACAACCTGTTCCATAAGTATTTTTAGATTCTCCTTCTTCAAAACAAGCTTGTCCAAATAATGCAGATTGTTGATCTCCTGCTACTCCTGCTATTGGTATTCTATGTCCACCCTTTCCTCCAAGATTTGCATAACCAAATGTCCCACTTGAATCTTTAACTTCTGGTAACATTGATTTAGGAATATTTAAAGTTTCTAATATTTTTTCATCCCATTTTAATTCTTTAATATTATAAAGCATAGTTCTTGAAGCATTAGTGTAATCTGTTGCATGGATTTTTCCATTAGTTAATTTCCAAATTAACCAAGTATCAACAGTTCCAAACAAAAGTTCTCCTTTTTCAGCTCTTTCTCTTGCACCTTCTACATTGTCTAAAATCCATTTTATTTTAGTTCCTGAGAAGTAAGCATCAACTAGAAGTCCTGTATTATCTTTAACATAGTCACTAAAACCTTCGATTTCTTTTAATTCATCACAGATTTTAGCAGTTCTTCTACATTGCCAAACTATTGCATTGTAAACAGGTTTCCCTGTATTTTTATCCCAAACTATTGTAGTTTCTCTTTGATTTGTGATTCCTAGTGCTATAATATCATGTTGACTTATTCCAGCTCTAGCAATAACTTCACTTAAAACCCCACTTTGACTTGACCATATTTCCATTGGGTCATGTTCAACCCAACCTTCATTTGGATAGATTTGTGTAAATTCTTTTTGAGCTACTCCAATTATATTTTGGCTTTCATCAAATAAAATTGCTCTTGAACTTGTTGTACCTTGATCTAATGCTACAATATATTTCATATAGTTTCCTCCTAAATATTATAAAACAGCTGATAAAAAGGCATCAAATATAACAGCACCTAAAATTCCACCAATAATTGGTCCTACAACTGGTATCCAAGAATATTTCCAATTTGAATCTCCTTTACCTTTTATAGGAAGTATAGCATGAGCTATTCTTGGTCCTAAATCTCTTGCAGGATTGATTGCATAGCCTGTTGCTCCTCCTGTTGCCATACCTATTATAACAATTAGAAGACCTACAAAAAATGCTCCATTACCTGGTTGAATTCCTACTTCGCCATAACCAATAGCTAATACACCTATTAATAATAATGCAGTACCAATAATTTCAGTAACTATATTCCATATTGGTGCATCAATAGAAGGTCCTGTTGAAAAAACTCCTAATTTCACTGCAGGTTCTGGTTCTGCATCCATTTGAGCTTTATAAGTTAAATAAGCCAAAGTTGCTCCAAAAATTCCACCTAACATTTGAGCAATAATATAGCCAAAAACTAAATCCCAAGAAAACTTTCCTGTTACTGCTAAGGCAATAGTTAAAGCAGGATTCATATGTGCTCCAGATACCCAACCTGTTACATAAGCAGGAATCATTACAGCAAATCCCCAACCAAAAGTAGTTACTATCCAGCCTCCACCTTTACCATAGCTATGTTTTAAACTACAAGTCATATTAACTCCATTTCCTAATAATAGTAAAAGTGTTGTTCCAACAAATTCTCCAATATACAAACTCATATTACTCATATAGAACCTCCTTTTATATAAAAAATATATCAATTAATACTACCTGTATAAATATATTATAACACATTTTTTAATATAATAAAGAGAGCTAATTAGAAAAAATTGTAATTATATAAAACTACTTAATCTTAATTAACACTTTCATTACTAAAAAGTTTCCAACAAGAACACATCTTCTATTTCTTATTTTTTGTAAAAAAATTAAACAAACTTTCAATTAATTTTTGAAGTCTAAGGTAAATAATTAATCTAAAAATTGTAATAATAGACTTAATATGTTATAATTTTTTTGAGCAAATTTTTCAAGGAGAGTAAGGTGAAAAAATTTTATATAAGTCTTTTAAAATC is a genomic window of Fusobacterium nucleatum containing:
- a CDS encoding glycosyltransferase family 21 protein; its protein translation is MTILFNTLLTLTIILLILKLIFSFIYFQKINSLEKSKIDESKYTIVQPILSGDPRLEEDLTANLKNTTDMEFIWLVDKSDKIAIQTAEKILKNKNYSNRIEIYYLDDVPQEVNPKIFKLEQVVDKIKTEYTIILDDDSVIDRKRLDELSIYEKDKTEWIATGIPFNYNIRGFYSKLISAFINSNSIFSYFSLSFLKENKTINGMFYILRTDILKKYSAFENIKYWLCDDLALATYLLSKDVKIIQSTIFCNVRNTVPSFKRYILLMKRWLLFSNVYMKNAFSIKFLFIILLPTLLPTVLLFLSFYLGINYLVLTLNLFIGKVALFYITRIFIYEPFRISSSQTKGLLYELLSEFLLPFMLIYTLLTPPVILWRNKKIRVKDGKIHYEI
- a CDS encoding SDR family NAD(P)-dependent oxidoreductase, translated to MEKILITGASSGIGEELTRNLANKSKKLFLLARSLDKLNLLKKELEEKFSSLECVCIKYDLTDINNLENIVENCDVDLVINCAGFGKITDFSKLSDKEDLDTINVNFISPLILTKKFSEKFLQKGQGTILNICSTAALYQHPYMAVYSSAKSALLHYSLALDEELSHKNKNVRVLSVCPGPTASNFFEKDIQEKFGSSQKFMMSSEDVAKRIIKVIENKKRFSIIGFRNKLSIFLINLLPISLQLKLVGLILKKVIK
- a CDS encoding leucine-rich repeat domain-containing protein; amino-acid sequence: MEEKDVKLYKDIFYYINEDGKTLTIVGFKNSTKVAEVPDTIEDMKVTRMTAEFPTYRCTSLKEITISSGITLERRLFALNHSIEKVFLKSGVTLCGQVFEYSDLKEIKMEKGVKINDIPTLFRVERNKKYYGNFLFNSYPISKNPNAPRIWKECFEENLKRSDLLDKEGYEFQDIENRSIFTGCEFLTEIEIPEGIEILPNATFYACTSLCRVILPKTLKVIGALCFANCSNLVNIVIPEGVVAIGEDAFGGCTNLETVVLPSTLTHIVGNPFTKCKSLKRIVVPEGMLGLDGSEELIDEIFRYVSTFTVGYTSFNKKDFYSKKTWKQIFKSKLVSLITTKKISEKELKEKEDLAIKKLKEQGEFDKIKIYVDEFMEYFLENLCSSNYKKKDISLLKKKIITYMDSLQKISKNNYSNEEMILKEVKELVDYINEFNKKFQAIETEDREEICEIIDRCAILAGYPYPNPQIQSDFDITYEWREW
- the dhaM gene encoding dihydroxyacetone kinase phosphoryl donor subunit DhaM, with product MVGFVVVSHSKELAEAAIHLANEMKRYDFPLINGSGTDGNFLGSNPLIIKEAILKAKTDKGALIFVDIGSSVLNTQVAIDFLADEDVDIENIKIADVPLVEGLIAGVAVNDEKADIESVLEELNELKTFSKLTY
- the dhaL gene encoding dihydroxyacetone kinase subunit DhaL; the encoded protein is MYLEIIKKISDEIIKNEEYLTELDREIGDGDHGVNLARGFTEIKNQLNNFKDLPVSDVFTKMGMILLTKVGGASGAIYGTAFMSAGTYLKGKTEFNNQILLETLNSMIEGIQKRGKAVLNEKTMLDTIMPTYNFLEKSFNEGKNLKDIKNEVIEVAKNSMEATKDIIATKGRASYLGERSVGHIDPGAMSSYIMIKTVCENI
- the dhaK gene encoding dihydroxyacetone kinase subunit DhaK, yielding MKKLINDKNNIVEEVVQGMIKAFPNKVSRVENEPIIIRKNKKVNKVALISGGGSGHEPAHAGYVGYGMLDAAVCGEIFTSPGADKVYSAIKAVDAGKGVLLIIKNYSGDVMNFEMAGEMAQAEGITVKQVVVDDDIAVENSTYTVGRRGIAGTIFVHKILGAAAEKGYDLDKLVELGNKVVKNLKTMGMSLKPCTVFTTGKESFEIADDEVEIGLGIHGEPGTHREKMTTANEFTKKLFEKIYAESNVQNGDRFAVLVNGLGETTLIELFIINNHLQDLLKDKRIEVAKTLVGNYMTSLDMGGFSISLLKLDKEMEELLNAEEDTIAF